The following proteins are co-located in the Hydrogenobacter hydrogenophilus genome:
- a CDS encoding HAD-IIA family hydrolase: protein MIRLLVDLDGVLVKDKALNPFPDALEFLDFLEKNSLPFRVVSNNSTRPPKEMLENLRQKGVILSEDKFISPLVVLPEYLRNKKLHRLFVIGTPSLKSYLQEEGFQVVDDHQADAVVIGQDKSLDFQKIKTATSAVFLQNAKIIPVNLSRIVKDDDGLYFPGAGSVANMLVHACNYSQEVPNLGKPSPEFIGYATKGMPEGETYLISDDIYTDLMGAKSLGIKTVFMTTGKYKEEELSKTEFKPDFIFSSLSELKNFLKTFLR, encoded by the coding sequence ATGATAAGGCTTTTGGTGGATCTGGACGGTGTTTTGGTTAAGGACAAAGCACTAAATCCTTTTCCTGATGCGCTGGAATTTCTTGATTTCCTTGAGAAAAACTCTTTACCCTTTAGGGTGGTTTCTAACAACTCCACAAGACCACCCAAAGAGATGCTCGAAAACCTAAGGCAAAAGGGAGTGATCCTCTCAGAAGATAAGTTCATTTCTCCTCTAGTGGTGCTACCTGAGTATCTAAGAAACAAAAAACTCCACAGACTTTTTGTGATAGGCACACCTTCTTTAAAGTCATACCTACAGGAAGAGGGCTTTCAGGTAGTTGATGATCATCAAGCAGATGCGGTAGTTATAGGGCAGGACAAGTCTTTAGACTTTCAAAAGATAAAAACCGCTACATCTGCAGTATTCCTTCAGAACGCAAAGATAATACCCGTAAATTTAAGCAGGATAGTGAAAGATGACGATGGCCTTTACTTTCCCGGTGCTGGCTCTGTGGCAAATATGTTAGTGCATGCATGCAATTACTCACAAGAAGTTCCCAACTTAGGTAAGCCCTCACCGGAGTTTATAGGGTATGCTACAAAAGGCATGCCCGAAGGAGAAACATACCTCATAAGCGATGACATATACACGGACCTTATGGGAGCTAAAAGCCTTGGCATTAAGACGGTTTTTATGACTACGGGTAAATACAAAGAAGAAGAGCTTTCAAAGACAGAATTTAAGCCTGATTTTATCTTCTCAAGCCTGAGCGAACTAAAAAACTTCCTAAAAACTTTCCTAAGATAG
- a CDS encoding ketopantoate reductase family protein, whose amino-acid sequence MKFLVVGVGAVGSVFLSFLSRAGYKAVGLVKPGRSLSKIKVEGIWGEFEQEVITVEDLSLVEYTPDVIVLSVKSYDTQSALEGLSSFVEKGSYILIAQNGYGNYEKAVELFGDDKVILSRIIFGAKRTNVDRVRITVCADPVVIGSPSGNIKEEFLNTLADIFSKAGIPTRHDREVYKYLWEKIIYNCALNPLGALFELTYGQLVENPYTREIINGIIDEIFMVLKAHRIETFHTSSEEYKRHFYEKLVPPTANHYPSMLEDIKKGKTEIDALNGAIVELGKQANIETPINSVITNMVKGVCYDKAFGGSGRCFG is encoded by the coding sequence ATGAAGTTTTTGGTTGTAGGTGTGGGTGCAGTAGGAAGTGTCTTTCTGTCCTTTCTTTCAAGGGCAGGATACAAAGCGGTAGGACTTGTAAAACCCGGAAGAAGCCTAAGCAAAATAAAAGTTGAAGGTATATGGGGAGAGTTTGAACAAGAAGTGATAACAGTAGAAGACCTGAGCCTTGTTGAATACACACCAGATGTGATAGTGCTGTCTGTAAAAAGTTATGACACACAAAGCGCCTTGGAAGGATTATCTTCTTTTGTGGAAAAAGGGTCTTACATTTTGATAGCTCAAAATGGCTACGGTAATTACGAAAAGGCAGTTGAGCTCTTTGGAGATGATAAGGTCATCCTCTCAAGGATCATCTTTGGAGCCAAGCGAACGAACGTGGATAGAGTAAGGATAACCGTGTGCGCTGACCCTGTAGTCATAGGCAGTCCTTCGGGTAATATAAAAGAAGAATTTTTAAATACGCTGGCAGACATCTTCAGTAAAGCAGGAATACCCACAAGGCACGATAGAGAAGTTTACAAATACCTCTGGGAGAAGATCATATACAACTGCGCACTAAACCCTTTGGGTGCTTTGTTTGAATTAACTTACGGACAGCTTGTAGAGAATCCATACACGAGAGAGATTATTAACGGTATAATAGACGAGATATTTATGGTGCTAAAGGCACACCGCATAGAGACCTTCCACACATCCTCTGAAGAGTACAAAAGGCACTTTTACGAAAAACTTGTGCCACCAACTGCTAACCATTATCCTTCCATGCTTGAGGATATAAAGAAGGGAAAGACAGAGATAGATGCCCTAAATGGTGCTATAGTGGAGCTGGGAAAGCAGGCTAACATAGAAACTCCTATAAACAGTGTAATAACCAATATGGTAAAAGGGGTGTGCTATGATAAGGCTTTTGGTGGATCTGGACGGTGTTTTGGTTAA
- a CDS encoding NYN domain-containing protein, translated as MGRRAGIFIDGANFYFIQKNILHQKIDLIKLVEYFKKDYTIYNTFFYLAYREGDEKQESFIKLLAFSGITVVKKPIKQLKDGTYKGSLDVDMALDMLLTKDNYDVAVLCSGDSDFEKLVWVLRDFGKEVICVSTKESSAVELVNACDKYIDLADIMPYIKLEEKE; from the coding sequence ATGGGCAGAAGGGCGGGCATATTTATAGACGGCGCTAACTTCTACTTTATACAAAAGAACATACTGCACCAAAAGATAGACCTGATAAAGCTTGTGGAGTACTTTAAAAAGGACTACACCATTTACAACACCTTCTTTTACTTGGCTTATAGGGAAGGTGATGAAAAGCAGGAAAGTTTTATAAAACTCCTTGCCTTTAGTGGTATAACGGTGGTTAAAAAACCAATAAAACAGCTAAAGGATGGGACCTACAAGGGAAGCCTTGATGTAGATATGGCTCTTGATATGCTACTTACCAAAGACAATTACGATGTTGCTGTGCTGTGTTCAGGAGACAGCGATTTTGAAAAACTCGTGTGGGTACTTAGAGATTTTGGCAAAGAGGTCATATGCGTATCTACCAAAGAGAGCTCAGCGGTGGAACTCGTAAATGCCTGTGATAAGTACATAGACCTTGCGGACATAATGCCTTACATAAAGCTTGAGGAGAAAGAATGA
- a CDS encoding nucleotide exchange factor GrpE, translated as MEEKENQEPLINEIEEVKEGLKEEEKKIKELEEKISKLEQIAKVANQRYVELQRELELFKERYRRDMEEQRKYGYEKFALEILEVVDNFERAFDSFSESHTPILQGFQLIYRELKRILEKYGIREIQVEGKEFDPYLAEAVEKEYNPDVPPNTVIKVIRKGYMLHERVLRPAKVVVSVQEEEIT; from the coding sequence ATGGAGGAAAAGGAAAATCAAGAACCATTGATAAATGAGATTGAAGAGGTTAAAGAAGGTTTAAAGGAAGAAGAGAAAAAGATCAAGGAGCTTGAGGAAAAGATTTCTAAACTGGAGCAGATTGCTAAGGTTGCAAACCAGAGGTATGTAGAACTTCAAAGGGAGTTAGAGCTTTTTAAAGAGAGATACCGCAGAGACATGGAAGAGCAAAGAAAGTACGGATACGAAAAGTTTGCCCTCGAGATATTGGAAGTTGTTGATAACTTTGAGAGAGCCTTTGACAGTTTTTCTGAGTCCCATACGCCTATACTACAAGGCTTTCAGCTCATATACAGAGAGTTAAAGAGGATACTTGAAAAGTACGGCATAAGGGAAATACAGGTAGAGGGTAAAGAGTTTGACCCTTACCTTGCAGAAGCTGTAGAAAAAGAGTATAACCCTGATGTTCCACCCAACACAGTTATCAAGGTAATAAGAAAGGGCTACATGCTTCATGAGCGTGTGCTGAGGCCAGCCAAGGTGGTAGTTTCTGTGCAAGAAGAGGAGATTACCTAA
- the hemN gene encoding oxygen-independent coproporphyrinogen III oxidase produces the protein MRTVFSAELIRKYDKPGPRYTSYPPATEFHEGVKEEEYKKKLLESNERGRDLSLYFHIPFCESACWFCGCNVIISHRKDVSRRYLDYLFREMDTLKTYIDPSRRVVQLHWGGGTPNFLTNQEIRELFSKIQDTFNIDPSAEISVEIDPRYLSEGQLETFRELGFNRISMGLQDLDPQVQEAINRVQPESLMKDVMRKLRDLGFESINIDLIYGLPYQTPEKFKTTIEKTIALDPDRVAVFNFAYVPWIKPLQRKIDPSTLPPPEDKLYILEMTVDMFQSAGYVFIGMDHFAKPNDELAVAQREGTLWRNFQGYTTKKGVDLIGVGATSIGMLYDGYFQNYKTIRDYYMAIDAGKLPIMRGYLLTYEDIIRREVIMDLMCNFQCSFKKIEDMFGISFEEHFEKELEKLKAMESDGLLEVKDRKIQIKPEGRLLIRNIAMVFDEHIRNKKELRFSRTI, from the coding sequence ATGAGAACAGTTTTCTCTGCAGAGTTAATAAGGAAGTACGACAAGCCCGGACCTAGATACACAAGCTATCCACCTGCTACAGAATTTCATGAAGGGGTAAAGGAAGAGGAATACAAGAAGAAGCTTTTAGAAAGCAACGAAAGAGGAAGGGATCTTTCTTTATACTTTCACATTCCTTTCTGCGAAAGTGCCTGCTGGTTCTGTGGTTGTAATGTGATCATATCTCACAGGAAGGATGTGAGTAGGAGGTATCTTGATTACCTTTTCAGGGAGATGGACACGTTAAAAACTTACATAGACCCTTCAAGGAGAGTGGTTCAGCTACACTGGGGAGGTGGAACACCCAACTTTTTGACTAATCAAGAGATAAGGGAGCTCTTTAGCAAGATACAAGACACTTTCAACATAGACCCATCTGCGGAGATAAGTGTAGAGATAGACCCAAGATACCTCTCAGAGGGTCAGTTGGAGACTTTCAGAGAGCTGGGTTTTAACAGGATAAGCATGGGACTTCAGGATCTTGACCCTCAGGTGCAAGAGGCAATAAATAGAGTTCAGCCAGAGAGTCTTATGAAAGATGTAATGAGGAAGCTAAGAGATTTGGGATTTGAAAGTATAAACATAGACCTCATTTACGGACTTCCTTATCAAACGCCTGAGAAGTTTAAAACCACTATAGAGAAAACTATAGCTTTGGACCCAGACCGCGTTGCAGTCTTTAACTTTGCATATGTGCCTTGGATAAAGCCCCTTCAGAGAAAGATAGACCCTTCCACGCTCCCACCACCGGAGGATAAGCTCTACATACTGGAGATGACCGTAGATATGTTTCAGTCAGCAGGTTATGTGTTTATAGGCATGGATCACTTTGCTAAGCCTAATGATGAGTTGGCAGTAGCCCAAAGGGAAGGCACTCTGTGGAGAAACTTTCAAGGATACACCACCAAAAAGGGAGTGGACCTTATAGGCGTAGGTGCTACTTCCATAGGTATGCTGTATGACGGGTACTTCCAAAATTACAAAACCATAAGGGATTACTACATGGCTATAGATGCGGGTAAGCTACCCATTATGAGGGGATACTTGCTAACTTACGAAGACATAATAAGAAGGGAGGTGATCATGGACCTTATGTGCAACTTCCAGTGCTCTTTTAAGAAGATAGAAGATATGTTTGGTATAAGTTTTGAGGAGCACTTTGAAAAGGAACTTGAAAAGCTTAAAGCTATGGAATCCGACGGTCTTCTTGAAGTAAAAGATAGGAAGATACAGATAAAGCCCGAAGGGAGGCTTCTCATAAGAAACATAGCCATGGTCTTTGATGAACATATCAGAAACAAAAAGGAGCTTAGGTTTTCCAGAACCATATGA
- a CDS encoding ABC transporter ATP-binding protein: MSSLLEVISLSKVYKISRGLLTHAYHPAVRKVSFSIKEKEVFALVGESGSGKTTIGKVILRLERPTEGSVKLRGKDIWNMGKEYTKKVSAVFQDPLSSLNPYMKVRQIIEEPMVIHKLKDRKRRVEEVAQMVKLPMELLNRKPHELSGGQRQRVAIARAVSLFPELIVADEPTASLDATVRKEILDLFAELKERGISTLLITHDIRAVERIADRLAVIYSGMLMEMGTKEQVLKDPKHPYTKYLLENVPVKHPKERKVRLQEESVQEVLDKGCPFYWLCNQRVEACKQSIKEEVLDGRFVACNLY, translated from the coding sequence ATGAGTAGTCTTCTTGAAGTCATCTCCTTAAGTAAAGTTTATAAGATAAGCAGAGGGCTACTTACACACGCATATCATCCTGCTGTAAGAAAAGTAAGCTTTAGTATAAAGGAAAAAGAGGTCTTTGCCTTGGTAGGTGAGAGTGGTTCCGGTAAGACTACCATAGGTAAAGTGATCCTAAGGCTCGAAAGACCAACAGAAGGTAGCGTAAAGCTAAGGGGTAAAGACATATGGAATATGGGCAAAGAATACACAAAAAAGGTCTCTGCAGTTTTCCAAGATCCCCTTTCCTCTCTCAATCCTTACATGAAGGTAAGGCAGATAATAGAAGAACCAATGGTGATCCACAAACTCAAGGACAGAAAAAGGAGAGTGGAAGAAGTGGCTCAAATGGTAAAGCTTCCTATGGAGCTTCTTAATAGAAAACCTCATGAGCTTTCTGGGGGCCAAAGACAGAGAGTTGCCATAGCCAGAGCGGTATCTCTGTTTCCTGAGCTTATCGTCGCAGATGAGCCAACTGCATCCCTTGATGCTACTGTCAGGAAGGAAATACTTGACCTTTTTGCAGAACTAAAGGAGAGAGGGATAAGTACTCTGCTCATAACCCACGATATAAGGGCTGTAGAGAGGATAGCAGATAGATTAGCAGTCATTTACTCAGGTATGCTCATGGAAATGGGCACAAAGGAGCAAGTTCTAAAGGACCCAAAGCATCCTTATACTAAGTATCTTTTGGAAAATGTTCCTGTAAAACATCCCAAGGAAAGGAAAGTGCGCCTACAAGAGGAAAGCGTGCAAGAAGTATTGGACAAAGGTTGCCCCTTTTACTGGCTTTGTAATCAGAGGGTAGAAGCTTGCAAGCAGAGTATAAAGGAGGAGGTTTTGGATGGAAGGTTCGTCGCTTGTAACCTTTACTGA
- a CDS encoding hemolysin family protein, whose translation MEGSSLVTFTELSILLFLLFLSGFFASSEVVFFGANRYLLRRYSSKKLYKLLNKLLSKPRELLLSILIGNEVVNVLISSYGTKLFVDTFGKKGATFSALLISFLIFLFGEVIPKNLVLPFTTRLSLLYAPVFYVFHTAFLPIRKLFLAQIERILSFFEIEGIEEKRKTDQVFWEIFEMGHSAGLFSAEEREVVERAMSLDDLLVKEIMTPRPDIFALDEELTVAEVFEKIIEKKHSRIPVFKESLDNITGIVYVKDIIPFEENAGKKLKEFKRPALFVPEISSITALLKEMRSSGMQIAIVVGEHGEVSGLITLHDVLRRLLGSLPEVWEEDTVRISKGIYKVYGWADIEKVAKTVGFSLPEEYEYDTVGGFVMANLSKVPEEGDEFEYEGFKFVVDKMDGNRIVSLYIMATESEKV comes from the coding sequence ATGGAAGGTTCGTCGCTTGTAACCTTTACTGAACTCTCCATACTCTTGTTCCTGCTCTTTTTGTCAGGTTTTTTTGCCTCCTCTGAAGTGGTCTTTTTTGGTGCAAACAGATACCTTCTTAGAAGGTATTCATCCAAAAAACTCTACAAACTGCTAAATAAACTCCTTTCAAAACCTCGGGAACTGCTCCTTTCCATTCTTATAGGCAACGAGGTGGTCAATGTCCTTATATCCTCTTACGGGACAAAGCTTTTTGTTGATACTTTTGGAAAGAAAGGTGCCACTTTTTCTGCCCTTCTTATAAGTTTTCTCATATTCCTGTTTGGAGAGGTGATACCCAAAAACTTAGTTTTACCTTTCACTACAAGGCTTTCGCTCCTTTATGCTCCAGTTTTTTATGTATTTCACACGGCATTTCTGCCAATAAGAAAACTTTTCCTTGCACAGATTGAGAGGATACTGAGCTTTTTTGAGATTGAGGGAATAGAAGAGAAAAGGAAAACAGATCAGGTATTTTGGGAAATATTTGAGATGGGACACTCTGCGGGGCTTTTTAGCGCAGAAGAGAGGGAGGTAGTAGAGAGAGCCATGTCTTTGGACGATCTTTTGGTTAAAGAAATCATGACACCAAGACCAGACATATTTGCCCTTGATGAAGAGCTTACTGTTGCGGAGGTATTTGAGAAGATCATTGAGAAAAAGCACTCGCGCATTCCCGTTTTCAAAGAAAGTCTTGACAACATAACGGGTATAGTTTATGTAAAGGACATCATACCTTTTGAAGAGAATGCAGGTAAAAAACTCAAAGAATTCAAAAGACCTGCTCTTTTTGTTCCAGAAATCTCAAGCATAACTGCACTTTTAAAGGAAATGAGATCAAGTGGTATGCAGATAGCCATAGTGGTAGGAGAACACGGAGAGGTTTCTGGGCTTATTACCCTTCACGATGTGCTAAGAAGGCTTTTGGGGAGTCTGCCGGAGGTGTGGGAAGAAGACACGGTTAGAATATCAAAAGGCATTTACAAAGTTTACGGTTGGGCGGACATAGAGAAGGTGGCAAAAACTGTGGGTTTTAGTCTTCCAGAAGAGTACGAGTACGATACAGTTGGGGGCTTCGTTATGGCAAACCTCTCAAAAGTGCCGGAGGAAGGTGACGAGTTTGAATACGAAGGGTTTAAGTTTGTGGTGGACAAAATGGACGGAAACCGAATAGTTAGTCTTTATATAATGGCAACAGAAAGCGAAAAGGTGTAA
- a CDS encoding LacI family DNA-binding transcriptional regulator, producing MIKGELKTTVKPRLNLSLLLRHNIELLTKSSEELQQVLEEEQKHNPYITHVFKRIPRWFFKEEIQQKEAVAKDSIFEEVSRQISLEFDGIDKDIALEILYRCDPDGFFKDDPQDIGKLYGVSAEYVEDIREFIMTEIEPVGIASKNLEEFIRVQLQEMYPQDIQLQKSVMQAIKTGHAGPQIKEIISRLRLKPLGSEPVPQRTGTVDLVLEHDGENWYIFIQEDFIDFHIEEDVPTQNEVQKEKLRRAKNLRIILEMRRRLLREIGKSIIQRQEDFLLRGKPLKALTLKEVAQSAGVSMSTVSRLVNSKYASTPAGIYPLRFFFVKESKSGMSKEEVMRAIKEVLQENMSISDSKVANMLKEKGINIARRTVAKYRKLLGLR from the coding sequence ATGATAAAGGGTGAGTTAAAGACCACAGTAAAACCAAGGCTGAATCTCTCGCTACTTTTAAGACACAATATAGAGCTTTTAACTAAGAGCTCTGAGGAGCTTCAGCAAGTGCTTGAAGAGGAGCAAAAGCACAATCCTTACATAACACATGTGTTTAAGCGTATACCAAGGTGGTTTTTCAAAGAAGAGATCCAGCAGAAAGAAGCGGTGGCAAAGGATAGCATTTTTGAGGAGGTCTCAAGGCAAATAAGCCTTGAGTTTGATGGTATAGACAAAGATATAGCCTTAGAGATACTCTACAGGTGCGATCCTGATGGTTTTTTCAAAGATGATCCGCAAGATATAGGAAAGCTTTATGGAGTGAGCGCAGAGTATGTGGAAGACATAAGAGAATTTATAATGACAGAGATAGAACCTGTAGGTATAGCTTCCAAAAACCTTGAGGAGTTCATAAGAGTGCAGTTGCAAGAGATGTATCCGCAGGACATTCAGCTCCAAAAAAGTGTAATGCAAGCCATAAAAACAGGACATGCAGGCCCTCAGATAAAGGAGATCATCTCCCGCCTTAGGCTAAAACCCTTAGGAAGTGAGCCAGTCCCTCAAAGGACAGGAACAGTAGACTTAGTTTTGGAACATGATGGAGAAAACTGGTACATCTTTATTCAGGAGGATTTTATAGATTTTCATATAGAAGAGGATGTACCAACCCAAAACGAGGTGCAAAAGGAAAAGCTCAGAAGAGCAAAAAACCTAAGGATCATTTTGGAGATGAGAAGGAGACTACTTAGAGAAATAGGTAAATCCATCATTCAAAGGCAGGAAGATTTCCTTTTGAGAGGAAAACCTCTGAAAGCTCTAACATTAAAGGAGGTGGCACAAAGCGCTGGAGTAAGCATGTCCACAGTTAGCAGGTTGGTAAATTCCAAATACGCAAGCACACCAGCGGGGATCTATCCACTTAGATTTTTCTTTGTAAAAGAGAGTAAAAGCGGTATGAGCAAAGAGGAAGTGATGAGAGCCATAAAGGAAGTATTGCAGGAAAATATGTCTATAAGCGACAGTAAGGTTGCTAATATGCTAAAAGAAAAGGGCATAAACATAGCAAGAAGAACAGTAGCCAAGTATAGAAAACTTCTTGGTTTGAGATGA
- a CDS encoding M24 family metallopeptidase: MKLRQVKELIKKSELDAFLVSSPSNVFYLTGFKSTHAYLVITPDSHHLLTDGRYYERAKREITHWDVRLIEGSAVKYIKSFLRDLGVRRVGYEKDKVSCEFKQALKTKGIKWVGLSGFLSYLRAIKSPEEINTMREGVKKSDSIYRKLLEFIKPGMTEMDLRALIVQEIFKVGASGESFPTIVASGEHSAIPHWETSYNKIEVGKNLLVDMGLIWKGYCTDFTRTIFIGKADEEFKKVYQIVKDAHLFALEKVKVGNTLGDVDRTARKYIEKKGYGKLFNHSTGHGVGIDIHEYPRVYYKGKDSKKTIEEGMVFTIEPGIYVPGKFGVRLENIVAVEKGIGQPLSEISLDLIEL, encoded by the coding sequence ATGAAGCTAAGGCAGGTAAAAGAGCTTATCAAAAAAAGTGAACTTGATGCCTTTTTGGTGAGTTCTCCGTCCAATGTCTTTTATCTTACTGGTTTTAAGTCAACGCATGCTTATCTTGTAATCACTCCAGATAGTCATCATCTTCTCACTGACGGAAGGTATTACGAGAGGGCAAAAAGGGAAATAACCCATTGGGATGTGAGACTTATAGAGGGTAGTGCAGTAAAGTACATAAAAAGCTTTCTCAGAGACCTTGGGGTCCGAAGGGTGGGATACGAAAAGGATAAAGTGAGTTGTGAGTTTAAGCAGGCGCTAAAGACAAAAGGCATAAAGTGGGTAGGACTATCTGGGTTTCTTTCTTACCTTAGAGCCATAAAGAGCCCAGAAGAGATAAACACAATGAGAGAGGGTGTCAAAAAGAGCGACAGCATATACAGAAAGCTCTTGGAGTTTATAAAGCCTGGTATGACGGAGATGGATCTTAGGGCTCTTATAGTTCAGGAAATATTCAAGGTGGGTGCGAGCGGAGAGAGTTTTCCTACCATAGTTGCATCTGGTGAGCATTCTGCGATTCCTCACTGGGAAACGTCCTACAACAAAATAGAAGTAGGTAAAAACCTTCTCGTAGACATGGGACTTATATGGAAAGGATACTGCACTGACTTTACAAGAACCATCTTTATAGGTAAGGCAGACGAGGAGTTTAAAAAAGTATATCAGATCGTAAAGGATGCTCATCTTTTTGCTCTTGAAAAAGTAAAGGTGGGCAACACCTTAGGTGATGTGGACAGAACTGCGAGGAAGTACATAGAAAAGAAAGGTTATGGGAAACTCTTTAACCACTCTACAGGACACGGTGTGGGCATTGACATACACGAGTATCCAAGGGTTTACTATAAGGGAAAAGACAGCAAAAAAACCATAGAGGAGGGCATGGTTTTTACTATAGAGCCAGGCATATATGTACCGGGAAAGTTTGGTGTCAGGCTTGAAAACATAGTAGCGGTTGAGAAAGGTATAGGTCAACCCCTTTCAGAAATAAGCCTTGACTTGATAGAGCTATAA
- the carA gene encoding glutamine-hydrolyzing carbamoyl-phosphate synthase small subunit: protein MKRAILALEDGTYFVGYSFGAEGEAEGEVVFNTSMTGYQEILTDPSYKGQIVIMTYTQIGNCGVNDEDIESEKVQVNGFVIRELSTFYSNWRAKKSLDEYLKENGVVGIQSIDTRALVKRIREKGVVRGVISTKEEDPRKLVRRARNIKDISEQDLVEKVATKEVYYWNEGDWNLYKGYIRGDSEKPIIAVVDFGVKRNILRRLVSEGAKVIVLPPYGARELIRKIDPDAILLSNGPGDPAKVLDGIRLVREFMEEKPIMGICLGHQIIGIALGGKTYKLKFGHHGGNHPVKDLRDGHIEITSQNHNFAVDPESLKDVEITHINLLDNTLEGFRHKYLPIYCVQYHPEASPGPHDAKNIFKEFIQLCYARA, encoded by the coding sequence ATGAAAAGAGCCATTCTTGCCCTTGAAGACGGGACATACTTTGTAGGATACTCCTTCGGTGCGGAGGGAGAAGCAGAAGGAGAAGTAGTTTTCAACACATCAATGACAGGCTATCAGGAGATACTCACAGACCCATCTTACAAAGGCCAGATAGTAATCATGACCTACACGCAGATAGGCAACTGTGGGGTAAACGACGAAGATATAGAATCGGAAAAAGTTCAAGTAAACGGCTTTGTAATAAGAGAGCTTTCCACTTTCTACAGCAATTGGAGAGCTAAAAAGAGCCTTGATGAGTATCTAAAAGAGAACGGTGTGGTGGGAATTCAAAGTATAGACACGAGGGCTCTTGTTAAGAGGATCAGGGAAAAGGGTGTTGTAAGAGGTGTAATATCTACAAAAGAAGAGGACCCAAGAAAGTTGGTGCGTAGAGCAAGAAACATCAAGGACATCTCGGAGCAGGACCTGGTGGAGAAAGTGGCAACAAAAGAAGTTTATTATTGGAACGAAGGGGATTGGAATCTATATAAAGGCTATATAAGAGGGGATTCAGAAAAACCCATTATAGCGGTAGTGGATTTTGGAGTAAAGCGAAATATACTCCGAAGGCTTGTCAGCGAAGGTGCAAAGGTAATAGTTTTGCCTCCCTATGGTGCTCGCGAACTTATAAGAAAAATAGACCCAGATGCTATACTCCTTAGCAACGGTCCTGGAGACCCTGCAAAGGTGTTGGACGGCATAAGGCTTGTAAGGGAGTTTATGGAGGAAAAACCCATAATGGGTATATGCCTTGGACACCAGATAATAGGGATTGCTCTTGGAGGTAAAACATACAAGCTCAAGTTTGGACATCACGGAGGAAACCATCCTGTAAAAGACCTAAGAGACGGACACATAGAGATAACCTCACAGAATCACAACTTTGCGGTGGACCCAGAAAGCCTAAAAGATGTGGAGATCACCCACATAAATCTGTTGGACAATACCTTGGAAGGTTTTAGGCACAAGTACTTACCCATATACTGTGTGCAGTATCATCCGGAAGCTTCTCCTGGACCCCATGATGCAAAGAACATTTTCAAAGAATTCATCCAACTATGTTATGCGAGAGCTTAA